In one window of Anaerotignum faecicola DNA:
- a CDS encoding UTRA domain-containing protein has product FSEEMGRHGITMMTSHCVMSRERAGKTVAENLKLDQDSYCYKLERVRCAQNIPVVYSITWLTNKYRLPIDNDLYKDSLYKLLKEEYGIVIARGRDTFEAVLATEVTGKFLNIDPGQPVFKRIRNTYDQDNDVLEYTICYYPGERYKYSVEL; this is encoded by the coding sequence GCTTCTCCGAGGAAATGGGCCGCCACGGCATCACCATGATGACCAGTCACTGCGTCATGAGCCGGGAAAGGGCCGGAAAAACAGTGGCTGAGAACTTAAAACTGGATCAGGACAGTTACTGCTATAAGCTGGAGCGGGTTCGCTGTGCACAGAATATTCCTGTTGTGTATTCCATCACATGGCTGACCAACAAGTACCGTCTGCCCATTGACAACGATTTGTATAAAGATTCGCTGTATAAGCTCTTAAAGGAAGAATACGGCATCGTGATAGCCAGGGGCAGGGATACATTTGAAGCGGTTTTAGCCACGGAAGTGACAGGGAAATTCTTAAATATTGATCCCGGACAGCCTGTGTTTAAACGGATCCGCAATACGTACGACCAGGATAACGACGTCCTGGAGTACACAATCTGCTATTATCCCGGAGAACGGTATAAATATTCGGTAGAGCTGTAA